Part of the Candidatus Thermoplasmatota archaeon genome is shown below.
ATCAGATATTATCTTCTGCGCTTCTCTTGCGCCACAATACCCTATAATTCCACACATCTCAAACCACTACGGTTTTATCAGGAATGTTGGTTGTAATCAGTTTCCTTGCGCCGAGCTTGCATCCCACGCCTATCAATTTACCTGCCTCGACAGAGACAGAATTTTCTATAATTGTGTCATCGCCTATAATCACGCCTAAATCTGCTGTTTCATGGAAACCGTCTGATAGCTGAACGTAACTCCTGGCAACATCATTCACAAAATGCGAGCCTAGAGCTACACCTTCGCCGAGAACTGAGCTAGAGAGTTTTGTAAAGCTCCCTACCCTCGCATCGTTCATTATAATAGAATTTTTTATTTCAGAAAAAGATTCGATTGTTACATTATCCCCTATGCTCACTGACGGAAAAATACATACGTTAGGGCCTATCTCGCATTCTGCACCAATTACTACAGGGCCCACTACACAGCAACCAGAATGGATAATAGTGTCTTTCCCTATTTGTACGTTTCCTTTAATAGTAACATTTTTCTCTACCCTACCGCCAAGTCCTGTTATTCGCGCTTTTGCAAGAATCTCGGAATTTATTCTTAGCAAGTCCCAAGGATATACTGCGTCATACCAAGTACTTGTCCTAACGCATGATATCTTGGTATTTTCGCGTAGAAGATGCTGGAGTGTAGAAGTAAGATCTACGCTACCAGAGCTCTTTATAGCTTTGAAAATATCGCGTGAGAAAATATATGCTCCTGTAGATACAAGTTCACTTACTTTCAGCTCAGGCTTCTCTATAATATTTTTTAATTTTCTTCCTTCAGTGATTACAGCGCCGTATTTTGACGGTAGCGAGCTCTTTGTAATGAGTAAAGAAGGCGGTTTGGATTTGATGAGTTGCGCAAGAGTTTCACTCTCAATAATATTGTCTCCTGCAATGACTAAAAATTTGTCTTCAACGTAATTACTTGCTTGAGCTACTGCATGCGCAGTGCCCAATTGCTTATCCTGCTCTACATACTCTATGCTCGCGCCAAATTTTTTACCATCTTCAAAATAGCTCATTATCCTCTCCTTTTTGTACCCGACTACAATGACTAGTTCTTTTAATCTGTTCCTAACCAGCGCTTCTACTACATATTGAAGTATAGGCTTGTTTGCTATAGTGAGCATTACTTTAGGTCTTGTAACTGTTAATGGGCGCAGCCTTAGACCTTCTCCCGCAGCTAGAATTACAGCTTTCATGGCTCTTATAATGAGCAAGCAAATATTTAAATCTCTCTGCTTATTTACTGTCGAAAAAATGATTGCACGCAAATCAACACTTATATTTGGATTTAATATTATCTCAGCACTATTAGGTTACGTCGGCTTGTTTTTCGTAGCTCGCTTCATGGGCGCTTATCCTCTGGGTATCGTTGGGTTTGCATTTGCCTTTGTTACTACGTTCTCTTTCATTGCAGATTTGGGGTTCGATGGAGCTCATGTAAAGAGAATTTCTGAAGGAAAAGAGCTTAATAAATGTCTCGGTACTTTTTTTACCATTAAAGCAATTCTTGTCGTAGTAATGGCTACTTGCATTTTAGGCAGTGTTTTTGTTTGGAAGTTTTTGCTCGGAAGAGGCTTTGAAAGTAGAGAACATGAGCTTGTCCTTTACATAATGCTCTTTTATATTGTGCTCTGGTCATTTAGTAAGTTTTTTTTAATTACTTTTTGCGCACGTCAAGAAACTGCAAAATTCCAAATTCCTTATTTTACAGAAACTTTCTCGAGAGTATTGATTACTATT
Proteins encoded:
- a CDS encoding sugar phosphate nucleotidyltransferase, with the translated sequence MKAVILAAGEGLRLRPLTVTRPKVMLTIANKPILQYVVEALVRNRLKELVIVVGYKKERIMSYFEDGKKFGASIEYVEQDKQLGTAHAVAQASNYVEDKFLVIAGDNIIESETLAQLIKSKPPSLLITKSSLPSKYGAVITEGRKLKNIIEKPELKVSELVSTGAYIFSRDIFKAIKSSGSVDLTSTLQHLLRENTKISCVRTSTWYDAVYPWDLLRINSEILAKARITGLGGRVEKNVTIKGNVQIGKDTIIHSGCCVVGPVVIGAECEIGPNVCIFPSVSIGDNVTIESFSEIKNSIIMNDARVGSFTKLSSSVLGEGVALGSHFVNDVARSYVQLSDGFHETADLGVIIGDDTIIENSVSVEAGKLIGVGCKLGARKLITTNIPDKTVVV